One window of Luteolibacter sp. Y139 genomic DNA carries:
- a CDS encoding ShlB/FhaC/HecB family hemolysin secretion/activation protein, translating into MVAEEAGPAQAPAAVAEAAPAPRPMYIRQYRVRGSKTLSAAEVQTAVYPYLGPGRLPTDVDAARAALEKAYHDKGFKAVSVIIPEQRIRQGIVMLQVEENPVGRLRVRGAQFTSPSAITSQAHSMEEGKPIDFTGLTEEVTAMNQIPGRTVTPSLKPGVVPGTVDVDLTVKDELPAHGSLELNNRYSADTEPLRLNGALSYDNLWQLGHSAGVNFQIAPEDTNDALVYGGYYMVRLQDHPMWSIMLQGTKQDSDVSTLGGANSLGRGEIIGMRAIRTLPVGKNLYHSLSLGFDYKHYNDSTTIGGISLPAPITYYPFSALYTASIQGKAATKDKVDRIDINAGVTWAFRGLGDSEYDYATKRYLANGGFIYFRGDISKTRDLTNGFQWFAKIQGQASNEPLINAEQFSGGGLGTVRGYLESAVVGDDGIFGTFEFRSPSLLPKSWSHGEEDDLRVYAFIDGGVTSIHDALPAQSSGEQLGSVGIGTRGRMFEHFNGSLDAAYPLFDSPTGDDQNVMYTFRLWGDF; encoded by the coding sequence GTGGTTGCCGAGGAGGCAGGTCCGGCTCAGGCACCTGCCGCTGTTGCGGAAGCGGCGCCGGCACCGCGGCCGATGTATATCCGCCAGTATCGCGTGCGGGGATCGAAGACGCTGAGTGCGGCGGAGGTGCAGACGGCGGTGTATCCTTATCTCGGGCCGGGGCGCTTGCCGACGGATGTGGATGCGGCGCGGGCGGCGCTGGAGAAGGCCTATCACGACAAGGGCTTCAAGGCGGTGTCGGTGATCATTCCGGAGCAGCGGATCCGCCAGGGCATCGTGATGCTGCAGGTGGAGGAGAATCCGGTCGGGCGCTTGCGGGTGCGCGGGGCACAGTTCACCTCGCCCTCGGCGATCACGTCGCAGGCGCACTCGATGGAGGAGGGCAAGCCGATCGACTTCACGGGTCTAACAGAAGAGGTGACGGCGATGAACCAGATCCCGGGCCGGACGGTGACGCCGTCGCTGAAGCCCGGCGTGGTGCCCGGCACGGTGGATGTGGATCTCACGGTGAAGGACGAGCTGCCGGCGCATGGCAGCCTGGAGCTGAACAACCGCTACAGCGCGGATACCGAGCCGCTGCGGCTGAATGGCGCGCTGTCCTATGACAATCTCTGGCAGCTGGGGCACTCGGCCGGTGTGAATTTCCAGATCGCTCCCGAGGACACCAATGACGCGCTGGTCTACGGCGGCTACTACATGGTGCGGCTGCAGGATCACCCGATGTGGTCGATCATGCTGCAAGGGACCAAGCAGGACAGCGATGTCTCGACGCTGGGTGGAGCGAACTCGTTGGGCCGCGGCGAGATCATCGGCATGCGTGCGATCCGGACGCTGCCGGTGGGGAAGAATCTCTATCACTCGCTGAGCCTGGGCTTCGACTACAAGCACTACAACGACTCGACGACCATCGGCGGCATCTCGCTGCCCGCGCCGATCACCTACTATCCCTTCAGCGCGCTCTACACGGCATCGATCCAGGGCAAGGCGGCGACGAAGGACAAGGTGGACCGCATCGACATCAATGCGGGCGTGACGTGGGCCTTCCGCGGCCTCGGCGATTCCGAGTATGACTATGCGACGAAGCGCTACCTGGCGAACGGCGGCTTCATTTACTTCCGCGGCGATATTTCGAAGACGCGCGACCTGACGAATGGCTTCCAGTGGTTCGCGAAGATCCAGGGGCAGGCCTCGAACGAGCCGCTGATCAATGCGGAGCAGTTCTCCGGCGGCGGCCTTGGCACGGTGCGCGGCTACCTCGAGTCGGCGGTGGTGGGTGACGATGGCATCTTCGGCACCTTTGAATTCCGCAGTCCCTCGCTGCTGCCGAAGAGCTGGAGCCATGGCGAGGAAGACGACCTGCGCGTGTATGCCTTCATCGATGGCGGCGTGACCAGCATCCACGATGCGCTGCCGGCGCAGAGCAGCGGCGAGCAGCTGGGCAGTGTCGGTATTGGCACACGCGGGCGGATGTTCGAGCACTTCAATGGTTCGCTGGATGCTGCCTATCCGCTTTTCGACAGTCCCACGGGCGACGACCAAAACGTGATGTACACCTTCCGCCTGTGGGGCGACTTCTGA
- a CDS encoding leucine-rich repeat domain-containing protein: MRAHSLFRPFVFIAACLAVIGSALAQTFGNFSYGTDGTSITIIGHTNVAVNPLVIPAEINGLPVRSILRLGASPNSNLALRQSVTSVVIPEGVTSMGASVFANFTSLTSVTLPNSLTSLGDSAFSGCTSLTSATFGNGVTSLTKTFEGCTSLVTVDLPDPLVTLTSTFSDCSSLTSIQIPASVTTIYRAFKDCTHLGSVQLPASMTALGQAAFMGCASLQSVGFPAGLVSIGEQAFQGCTGLASVALPPSLITVGPNAFEGCTGLASVNFSSSLATISSNAFSGCSGLTSLSFPPSLKTIEGGAFYACTGLTSLTVPDTVETIGDSAFWGCTGLTSVSLPSRFLASIANLGLDHEPQLATDLLITGLAKELTNSPDFISKLADAIIAKSGHYGLSTQADITTVVNQTPQTVRDVLAEVGAEAPVAPGITSDLGTLTVKKGKPVEYAVTTTFGATAFAAIGLPDGVVIDAATGAISGKAKKPGTYNVFLHAGVPGGGAVSAVKVIAVTN; this comes from the coding sequence ATGCGCGCACACTCCCTGTTCCGCCCGTTTGTTTTCATCGCTGCTTGTTTGGCGGTGATCGGTTCGGCCCTTGCCCAGACCTTCGGGAATTTTTCCTACGGCACCGATGGCACCTCGATCACGATCATCGGTCATACCAATGTGGCGGTGAATCCGCTGGTGATCCCGGCGGAGATCAATGGCCTGCCGGTGCGCTCGATTCTCAGGCTCGGGGCGTCGCCCAACTCGAACCTGGCCCTGCGGCAGAGTGTGACGAGCGTGGTGATCCCCGAGGGCGTGACGAGCATGGGTGCATCGGTGTTCGCGAATTTCACGTCGCTGACGTCGGTCACGCTGCCGAATTCGCTGACGAGCCTGGGTGATAGTGCTTTCTCGGGCTGCACTTCCCTTACTTCCGCGACTTTCGGGAATGGGGTGACGTCGCTGACGAAGACCTTCGAGGGGTGTACCAGTCTGGTCACGGTGGACCTGCCGGACCCATTGGTGACCCTGACTTCCACGTTCTCGGATTGCAGTAGTCTCACGTCGATCCAGATCCCGGCGAGCGTCACCACGATCTACCGTGCCTTCAAGGACTGCACCCATCTGGGCAGCGTGCAACTGCCGGCCAGCATGACTGCACTCGGGCAGGCTGCCTTCATGGGCTGTGCCAGTCTTCAGAGCGTGGGCTTCCCCGCCGGGCTCGTCTCGATCGGGGAGCAGGCGTTCCAGGGATGCACGGGACTGGCTTCCGTGGCTTTACCGCCATCCCTGATAACGGTCGGTCCCAATGCCTTTGAAGGCTGCACGGGATTGGCCTCGGTGAACTTCTCTTCTTCGCTTGCCACGATTAGCAGCAATGCCTTCAGCGGCTGCTCCGGGCTCACTTCATTGAGCTTTCCTCCTTCCCTGAAGACGATCGAAGGCGGTGCTTTCTATGCTTGCACCGGTCTGACCAGCCTGACGGTGCCCGATACGGTCGAGACCATCGGCGATAGCGCTTTCTGGGGTTGCACGGGCCTGACCTCGGTGAGCCTGCCGTCCCGGTTCCTGGCTTCCATCGCGAATCTCGGCCTGGATCACGAACCGCAACTCGCCACGGACTTGCTGATCACGGGTCTTGCCAAGGAACTCACGAATAGCCCGGACTTCATTTCGAAGCTGGCTGACGCGATCATCGCGAAGAGCGGGCACTACGGACTCTCGACGCAGGCGGATATCACGACGGTGGTGAACCAGACGCCGCAGACCGTGCGGGATGTGCTGGCGGAGGTGGGTGCGGAGGCACCGGTCGCTCCGGGAATCACCAGCGATCTCGGAACGCTGACGGTGAAGAAGGGGAAGCCGGTGGAGTATGCGGTGACGACTACCTTTGGTGCGACGGCTTTCGCGGCGATTGGGTTGCCGGATGGCGTGGTGATTGATGCGGCGACGGGTGCGATCTCGGGTAAGGCGAAGAAGCCCGGAACTTACAACGTCTTCCTCCACGCGGGTGTTCCCGGTGGTGGTGCGGTGAGCGCGGTGAAGGTAATTGCGGTGACGAACTGA
- a CDS encoding MYG1 family protein has protein sequence MSTSPAIERIVTHPGGSHKDELLACSLLAAVHGVEILRREPTAEDLADPATAVVDVGGEHAPERNNFDHHQFPADHPPVCALSLVLQHLGLYEDARTFCDWLEPAEWFDTRGPNVTAKWLGLDRDTLAKLNSPIDVTLLRRFAKASRLAPGDVIYEMMRMTGQDLIDYVRSLRLRLDFVAAHAQLWTVAGEEILFLPRTEPMPDEPSSGIGRYLESIGKEKEVSALVYPDRRGTGYGLSRNNDHPAFDFTRIEGEADVHFAHARGFVAKTSAADLGRLRELLEVARV, from the coding sequence ATGTCCACTTCACCTGCCATCGAACGCATTGTCACTCATCCGGGTGGCTCGCATAAGGACGAGCTTCTTGCGTGCAGCTTGCTGGCTGCGGTGCATGGGGTGGAGATCCTGCGGCGGGAGCCGACGGCGGAGGATCTGGCGGATCCGGCGACGGCGGTGGTGGATGTGGGTGGCGAGCATGCGCCGGAGCGGAACAATTTCGACCATCACCAGTTTCCCGCGGATCATCCGCCGGTGTGTGCGCTGAGCCTGGTGCTGCAGCATCTGGGTCTCTACGAGGATGCTCGTACTTTCTGCGATTGGCTGGAGCCGGCGGAGTGGTTCGACACGCGCGGGCCGAATGTGACGGCGAAGTGGCTGGGGCTGGACCGGGATACGCTGGCGAAGCTGAATTCGCCGATCGATGTGACCTTGCTGCGGCGGTTTGCGAAGGCGAGCCGGCTGGCGCCGGGCGATGTGATTTATGAGATGATGCGGATGACCGGCCAGGATCTGATCGATTATGTGCGGTCGCTGCGGCTGCGGTTGGATTTCGTGGCGGCGCATGCGCAGCTGTGGACGGTGGCGGGTGAGGAGATCCTGTTCCTGCCGCGGACGGAGCCGATGCCGGATGAGCCGTCGTCGGGGATCGGACGTTATTTGGAGTCGATCGGGAAGGAGAAGGAGGTTTCGGCGCTGGTGTATCCGGACCGGCGTGGGACGGGCTATGGGCTTTCGCGGAACAATGATCACCCGGCGTTTGATTTCACGCGGATCGAGGGTGAGGCGGATGTGCACTTCGCGCACGCGCGCGGGTTTGTGGCGAAGACTTCGGCGGCGGATTTGGGAAGGTTGAGGGAGTTGTTGGAGGTGGCGCGGGTTTGA
- a CDS encoding DUF2341 domain-containing protein gives MTFRLFTISALLAAAPLHAADEKAADGWWNPAWTQRQKITIDAGAETKLPDATGPASVLIRLHDGNFQFDKVAQGGADLRFVGDDGTVYPHQVEKFDSSLLNEGLVWVKVPEISPGGPTTFNLYYGNGAPDAGNKPTDAYDENTAALYHFAETAGNPADATANANNASNAGVSSQGSLVGNGLRLLGNGEPVTIPPTPSLAWSEGQAATVSVWINPSALEANAVILSRSEGGKLFRLVLDKGVPVVEVGSTRSTAGAPLPEKAWAHLAVVSNAGAVKLYVNGAEYSLAQAALPALNSAIAIGGDGTGGRFKGEIDELRFDKVARSGGWVKLAAVSQGTTDAAQRLVSLGSADAGTGGGEKKHSGGVMEHLALFGDIAHNMMFDGWMAIGVCIIMIIAGWTVAIKKFAYLNSIDKGTKEFMRLWKNLSSDLTALDHSDKASVKSLGGTAPDTATEALIRKSPLFEIYQIGSTEIRHRLEQDRAHRKGLTGRSIQAIRASLDGGLVHETHRLTNGLVFLTMSIAGGPYVGLLGTVVGVMITFAIIAKSGEVNVNSIAPGIASALLATVVGLVVAIPALFIYSYLNSRIKNATALMQVFIDEFVAKMAEFYQGSENSGTVSKTIE, from the coding sequence ATGACCTTCCGTCTTTTCACCATCTCCGCGCTGCTTGCCGCAGCTCCACTTCACGCCGCTGACGAAAAAGCAGCCGACGGCTGGTGGAATCCCGCGTGGACGCAACGCCAGAAGATCACGATCGATGCCGGTGCGGAAACCAAGCTGCCTGATGCGACCGGCCCGGCGAGCGTGCTGATCCGCCTGCATGATGGCAATTTCCAGTTCGACAAGGTGGCGCAGGGCGGCGCGGACCTGCGCTTCGTGGGCGACGATGGCACGGTCTATCCGCACCAGGTGGAGAAGTTCGACTCCTCGCTGCTCAATGAAGGCCTGGTGTGGGTGAAGGTGCCGGAGATCTCGCCGGGCGGGCCGACGACCTTCAATCTCTACTATGGCAATGGCGCGCCGGACGCGGGCAACAAGCCGACGGATGCGTACGACGAGAATACCGCGGCGCTCTATCACTTCGCCGAGACGGCGGGCAATCCCGCAGACGCGACCGCGAATGCGAACAATGCCTCGAACGCTGGCGTGTCCTCGCAAGGCTCGCTGGTGGGGAACGGCCTGCGCCTGCTCGGCAACGGCGAGCCGGTAACCATCCCGCCGACGCCATCGCTGGCGTGGTCGGAAGGACAGGCCGCGACGGTGTCCGTGTGGATCAATCCTTCGGCGCTGGAAGCGAATGCGGTGATCCTTTCCCGCAGTGAAGGTGGCAAGTTGTTCCGCCTGGTTTTGGACAAGGGCGTGCCGGTCGTGGAAGTCGGCAGCACGCGCAGCACGGCCGGAGCTCCGCTGCCGGAGAAGGCATGGGCCCACCTCGCGGTGGTCAGCAATGCCGGTGCGGTGAAGCTTTATGTGAATGGCGCGGAATACTCGCTCGCCCAGGCAGCGCTGCCTGCGCTGAACAGCGCGATCGCCATCGGCGGAGATGGCACGGGTGGCCGCTTCAAGGGTGAGATCGATGAGCTTCGTTTCGACAAGGTGGCACGCAGCGGCGGCTGGGTGAAGCTGGCTGCGGTTTCGCAGGGCACCACGGATGCCGCGCAGCGTCTGGTTTCGCTTGGCTCCGCGGACGCGGGCACGGGCGGTGGCGAGAAGAAGCACAGCGGCGGTGTGATGGAGCACCTGGCGCTCTTCGGCGACATCGCGCACAACATGATGTTCGACGGCTGGATGGCGATCGGCGTGTGCATCATCATGATCATCGCGGGCTGGACGGTCGCGATCAAGAAGTTCGCCTACCTCAACTCGATCGACAAGGGCACGAAGGAATTCATGCGGCTGTGGAAGAACCTTTCCAGCGACTTGACCGCGCTCGATCACAGCGACAAGGCCAGCGTGAAGAGCCTGGGCGGCACTGCTCCCGATACGGCCACCGAGGCACTGATCCGCAAGTCGCCGCTGTTTGAAATCTATCAGATCGGGTCGACCGAGATCCGCCACCGCCTGGAGCAAGACCGCGCGCACCGCAAGGGCCTGACGGGTCGCTCGATCCAGGCGATCCGCGCCAGCCTCGATGGCGGCCTGGTCCATGAGACACACCGCCTGACGAACGGGCTGGTGTTCCTCACAATGAGCATCGCGGGTGGCCCGTATGTCGGCCTGCTCGGCACGGTGGTCGGGGTGATGATCACCTTCGCGATCATCGCGAAGAGCGGCGAGGTGAACGTGAACTCGATCGCGCCCGGCATTGCGTCCGCGCTGCTGGCGACGGTGGTCGGCCTGGTTGTCGCGATCCCGGCGCTCTTCATTTACAGCTACCTGAACTCGCGCATCAAGAACGCCACAGCGCTGATGCAGGTCTTCATCGACGAGTTCGTCGCGAAGATGGCCGAGTTCTACCAAGGGTCGGAAAACTCCGGCACGGTCTCCAAGACCATCGAGTAA
- a CDS encoding helix-turn-helix domain-containing protein — MSHATKQFEATLHERLKQSDLFKVYQDAFRTATGLPLRLVGANPEEWCLDDQSINRSPFCEVLNLCKSACHACIDTNRRLIEEASVKGPSSCHCFAGLTASAVPVKLGASVVGYLKTGQVFSRTPSEDDFTQVLGSIGRKTMDEQTKKTLHEAYFQTRSVEPERYSSMITLLHSFAEQLSHHAESLAIIEEGSEPAAIAKARRYIHAHLDESLPLGAVAHEAGLSESHFCRLFKEATGLTLTDYVNRCRVEAAKRELLKPEKRVSEIAFEVGYQSLSQFNRSFARIVGTSPTLWRKEKFAEV, encoded by the coding sequence ATGAGCCACGCGACCAAGCAGTTCGAAGCCACTCTGCATGAGCGGCTGAAGCAGTCCGACCTTTTCAAGGTGTATCAGGACGCTTTCCGGACGGCCACGGGCCTGCCGCTGCGACTCGTGGGCGCGAATCCCGAGGAGTGGTGCCTGGATGACCAGTCGATCAATCGCAGCCCTTTCTGCGAGGTGCTGAACCTGTGCAAGAGCGCGTGCCATGCGTGCATCGATACGAACCGGCGGTTGATCGAGGAGGCGAGTGTGAAGGGGCCATCGAGCTGTCATTGTTTCGCGGGGCTGACGGCTTCGGCGGTGCCGGTGAAGCTGGGTGCCTCGGTGGTGGGGTATTTGAAGACCGGCCAGGTGTTTTCGCGGACGCCATCGGAAGACGACTTTACGCAGGTGCTCGGGAGCATCGGTCGCAAGACGATGGACGAGCAGACGAAGAAGACGCTGCATGAGGCGTATTTCCAGACGCGCTCGGTGGAGCCGGAGCGGTATTCGAGCATGATCACGCTGCTGCACAGCTTCGCCGAGCAGCTCAGTCATCATGCAGAGTCGCTGGCGATCATCGAGGAGGGCAGCGAGCCGGCGGCGATTGCGAAGGCGCGGCGGTATATCCATGCGCATCTGGATGAATCGCTGCCGCTGGGTGCGGTGGCGCATGAGGCCGGGCTGAGCGAGTCGCACTTCTGCCGGCTCTTCAAGGAGGCGACCGGGCTGACGCTGACGGACTATGTAAACCGTTGCCGCGTGGAGGCTGCGAAGCGCGAATTACTGAAGCCGGAGAAGCGGGTTTCGGAGATCGCGTTTGAAGTGGGGTATCAGTCGCTGTCGCAGTTCAACCGGAGCTTCGCGAGGATCGTGGGGACATCGCCGACGCTGTGGCGGAAGGAGAAGTTCGCGGAGGTGTGA
- a CDS encoding ExbD/TolR family protein, with translation MASADDKSYDDINVTPMVDLYLVLLLIFIIMTTAGVQGVKVELPRASKAAAPKMDGPKMQAITVDNQGKIRLNTTPIGSLAELESKLSAVKAAAPETPVVVRGDRAAQYQGVMDVLDVVGRVGITKIGLATEPAK, from the coding sequence ATGGCCTCTGCCGACGACAAGAGCTACGACGACATCAACGTCACGCCGATGGTGGACCTCTACCTGGTGCTGCTGCTGATTTTCATCATCATGACCACTGCCGGCGTGCAGGGGGTGAAGGTGGAGCTGCCGCGCGCGAGCAAGGCGGCCGCGCCGAAGATGGACGGCCCGAAGATGCAGGCCATCACCGTGGACAACCAGGGCAAGATCCGCCTGAACACCACGCCGATCGGCTCGCTGGCCGAGCTGGAAAGCAAGCTGAGTGCGGTGAAAGCCGCCGCCCCGGAAACGCCGGTGGTGGTGCGCGGTGACCGTGCCGCGCAGTACCAGGGTGTGATGGACGTGCTCGATGTGGTCGGGCGCGTGGGCATCACGAAGATCGGCCTTGCCACCGAACCCGCCAAGTAA